Proteins encoded within one genomic window of Chroicocephalus ridibundus chromosome 7, bChrRid1.1, whole genome shotgun sequence:
- the STRADB gene encoding STE20-related kinase adapter protein beta isoform X2, protein MSCLDCSCILRTPVESIRPEELSQSSIHECLADSDLDWIPPSTGRNEIVFCSSNVSHYELQLEIGRRFNNLTSVYLARHTPTGMQVAVRITDLENCSEEHLKALQHPNVMTLWTVFTAGSWLWVISPFMAYGSARHLLNTYFPEGMSEALIGNILFGAIRGLNYMHQNGYIHRNIKASHILISGDGLVSLSGLNNLYSLVNNGQKSKVVYDFPQFSTSVLPWLSPELLRQDLSGYNMKSDIYSVGITACELANGYVPYQDMPRTQMLLQKLKGPTYCPWDINTFPRGESRMKNSRSGVDSGIGESMTRTMTSERLQIPFSKTFSPAFHNLVELCLQQDPEKRPSARSLLSHTFFKQIKEQTQNSLLSLLPPPIQNNRSEFLAVPSTAVETELGHITANHDDTDWEF, encoded by the exons ATGTCTTGTTTG GACTGTTCCTGTATTCTTCGTACACCGGTTGAATCAATCAGACCAGAAGAGCTATCTCAGAGCAGCATCCATGAATGCCTg GCTGATTCCGATCTAGACTGGATTCCCCCATCTACAGGAAGGAATGAAATTGTATTTTGCTCTTCTAATGTCTCTCACTATGAACTCCAGCTGGAAATAG GACGGAGGTTCAACAACTTAACTTCAGTCTACCTTGCACGGCATACGCCTACAGGCATGCAAGTTGCTGTAAGGATCACAGACCTAGAAAATTGCTCTGAAGAGCACTTGAAAGCGTTACAG CATCCCAACGTAATGACGCTTTGGACAGTGTTTACAGCTGGTAGTTGGCTTTGGGTCATCTCCCCATTCATGGCCTATG GTTCAGCTAGACACCTGCTGAATACTTACTTTCCTGAAGGAATGAGTGAAGCTTTGATAGGGAACATTCTCTTTGGTGCAATCAGAGGATTAAACTACATGCACCAGAATGGCTACATTCACAG GAATATTAAAGCTAGCCACATTCTGATTTCAGGGGATGGGCTGGTTTCTCTCTCTGGCTTAAACAACCTCTACAGTTTAGTTAACAACGGACAAAAGTCAAAGGTGGTATATGATTTCCCCCAGTTTAGTACATCTGTGCTTCCTTGGCTGAGTCCTGAACTATTGAGACAG gATTTGTCTGGGTATAACATGAAGTCTGACATTTACAGTGTGGGAATTACAGCATGTGAATTAGCCAATGGATATGTTCCTTATCAAGATATGCCTCGCACTCAG ATGCTGCTGCAAAAGCTGAAAGGTCCCACATATTGTCCTTGGGATATAAATACCTTCCCCCGTGGGGAATCCAGGATGAAGAATTCCCGATCAGGTGTTGATTCTGGAATTGGTGAGAGCATGACACGCACAATGACCAGTGAAAGACTACAAATTcccttttccaaaacattttcacCTGCTTTCCACAACTTGGTCGAACTTTGCTTGCAACAGGACCCTGAGAAAAG GCCATCAGCAAGAAGTTTGCTTTCGCATACGTTCTTTAAGCAG atAAAAGAACAAACACAGAATTCACTACTGTCTCTGTTACCACCTCCTATTCAAAATAACAGATCAGAGTTCTTGGCAGTGCCCTCGACAGCAGTTGAGACTGAACTTGGACATATTACTGCAAATCATGATGATACAGACTGGGAATTCTAA
- the STRADB gene encoding STE20-related kinase adapter protein beta isoform X1: protein MSCLDCSCILRTPVESIRPEELSQSSIHECLADSDLDWIPPSTGRNEIVFCSSNVSHYELQLEIGRRFNNLTSVYLARHTPTGMQVAVRITDLENCSEEHLKALQNEVVLSHFFQHPNVMTLWTVFTAGSWLWVISPFMAYGSARHLLNTYFPEGMSEALIGNILFGAIRGLNYMHQNGYIHRNIKASHILISGDGLVSLSGLNNLYSLVNNGQKSKVVYDFPQFSTSVLPWLSPELLRQDLSGYNMKSDIYSVGITACELANGYVPYQDMPRTQMLLQKLKGPTYCPWDINTFPRGESRMKNSRSGVDSGIGESMTRTMTSERLQIPFSKTFSPAFHNLVELCLQQDPEKRPSARSLLSHTFFKQIKEQTQNSLLSLLPPPIQNNRSEFLAVPSTAVETELGHITANHDDTDWEF from the exons ATGTCTTGTTTG GACTGTTCCTGTATTCTTCGTACACCGGTTGAATCAATCAGACCAGAAGAGCTATCTCAGAGCAGCATCCATGAATGCCTg GCTGATTCCGATCTAGACTGGATTCCCCCATCTACAGGAAGGAATGAAATTGTATTTTGCTCTTCTAATGTCTCTCACTATGAACTCCAGCTGGAAATAG GACGGAGGTTCAACAACTTAACTTCAGTCTACCTTGCACGGCATACGCCTACAGGCATGCAAGTTGCTGTAAGGATCACAGACCTAGAAAATTGCTCTGAAGAGCACTTGAAAGCGTTACAG AATGAGGTGGTTTTATCCCACTTTTTCCAGCATCCCAACGTAATGACGCTTTGGACAGTGTTTACAGCTGGTAGTTGGCTTTGGGTCATCTCCCCATTCATGGCCTATG GTTCAGCTAGACACCTGCTGAATACTTACTTTCCTGAAGGAATGAGTGAAGCTTTGATAGGGAACATTCTCTTTGGTGCAATCAGAGGATTAAACTACATGCACCAGAATGGCTACATTCACAG GAATATTAAAGCTAGCCACATTCTGATTTCAGGGGATGGGCTGGTTTCTCTCTCTGGCTTAAACAACCTCTACAGTTTAGTTAACAACGGACAAAAGTCAAAGGTGGTATATGATTTCCCCCAGTTTAGTACATCTGTGCTTCCTTGGCTGAGTCCTGAACTATTGAGACAG gATTTGTCTGGGTATAACATGAAGTCTGACATTTACAGTGTGGGAATTACAGCATGTGAATTAGCCAATGGATATGTTCCTTATCAAGATATGCCTCGCACTCAG ATGCTGCTGCAAAAGCTGAAAGGTCCCACATATTGTCCTTGGGATATAAATACCTTCCCCCGTGGGGAATCCAGGATGAAGAATTCCCGATCAGGTGTTGATTCTGGAATTGGTGAGAGCATGACACGCACAATGACCAGTGAAAGACTACAAATTcccttttccaaaacattttcacCTGCTTTCCACAACTTGGTCGAACTTTGCTTGCAACAGGACCCTGAGAAAAG GCCATCAGCAAGAAGTTTGCTTTCGCATACGTTCTTTAAGCAG atAAAAGAACAAACACAGAATTCACTACTGTCTCTGTTACCACCTCCTATTCAAAATAACAGATCAGAGTTCTTGGCAGTGCCCTCGACAGCAGTTGAGACTGAACTTGGACATATTACTGCAAATCATGATGATACAGACTGGGAATTCTAA